A genomic segment from Acidobacteriota bacterium encodes:
- a CDS encoding SRPBCC family protein, which produces MDERRESEATPTKNHTTVERKSELELVVTRTVNGPARLVFEAWTKAELFRRWWVPKSYGLTLLSCEMDVRAGGQYRLVFRHEDSTMEFFGTYLEVTPHSRLVWTNEEGDNGKTITTVTFEGNAGKTLLVVHDLYPSKEALDSGSTGALPETLDQLDELLVSLGSSTETK; this is translated from the coding sequence ATGGACGAAAGAAGAGAAAGTGAGGCCACCCCCACGAAGAACCACACGACGGTGGAACGGAAGTCCGAGCTCGAACTCGTCGTCACACGAACCGTAAACGGTCCCGCGCGCCTCGTGTTCGAGGCGTGGACCAAGGCAGAACTATTCAGGAGGTGGTGGGTACCAAAGTCGTATGGGCTGACCCTGCTTTCCTGCGAAATGGATGTTCGCGCTGGGGGGCAGTATCGTTTGGTGTTTCGCCACGAAGATTCGACGATGGAGTTCTTCGGCACGTACCTCGAAGTGACACCGCACTCACGCCTCGTTTGGACCAATGAGGAAGGAGACAACGGCAAGACCATCACCACGGTGACCTTCGAGGGAAACGCCGGCAAGACGTTGTTGGTCGTGCACGATCTCTATCCGTCGAAAGAAGCGCTTGACTCCGGATCGACGGGCGCGTTGCCCGAGACGCTCGACCAACTCGACGAGCTTCTCGTGAGCCTGGGATCGAGCACAGAGACAAAGTGA
- a CDS encoding alpha/beta hydrolase codes for MTLVAADASAQQVPMTGYAPINGLNMYYEVHGGGEPVVLLHGAFMTITNNWTGWIGELSKTRKVIAVEMQGHGRTADVPRDFTYENLADDVAALLNYLKIPRADLI; via the coding sequence ATGACGCTCGTGGCGGCTGACGCGTCGGCCCAGCAGGTGCCAATGACCGGCTACGCGCCAATCAACGGACTCAACATGTACTACGAAGTCCACGGTGGCGGCGAACCGGTGGTGTTGCTTCACGGCGCGTTCATGACCATCACCAACAACTGGACCGGGTGGATCGGCGAACTCTCCAAAACGCGGAAAGTAATTGCCGTCGAAATGCAGGGTCACGGCCGGACGGCGGACGTCCCACGAGATTTCACCTACGAAAACCTCGCCGATGACGTGGCGGCACTGCTCAATTATCTCAAGATCCCGCGAGCGGACCTTATC